A DNA window from Mycolicibacter hiberniae contains the following coding sequences:
- a CDS encoding ATP-dependent helicase produces the protein MSPHAREAPAGLARFSALTRDWFTSTFTAPTPAQEQAWSAIADGHNTLVVAPTGSGKTLAAFLWALDQLTTQPGGGTRVLYISPLKALAVDVERNLRTPLAGIARMAAHRDLPVPGITVGVRSGDTPPARRRALIADPPDILITTPESLFLMLTSAARETLSGVRTVIVDEVHAVAGTKRGAHLALSLERLDALAAASRELHQARPAQRIGLSATVRPPEEVARFLSGQSPTTIVAPPAAKTFKLTVQVPVPDMANPAEGTVWPEVEERIVDLIEAHRSSIVFANSRRLAERLTARINEIAAQRCADAPTAPLARAHHGSVSLQTRADVEEDLKSGRLRAVVATSSLELGIDMGAVDLVIQIEAPPSVASGLQRVGRAGHQVGEISSGVLIPKHRTDLLGCAVAVQRMLAGQIETLSVPANPLDILAQHTVAAAALEPLDAEVWFDTVRRSAPFATLTREVFEATLDLLSGKYPSTEFAELRPRLVYDRDHGTLTGRPGAQRLAVTSGGAIPDRGLFTVYLAGSEKPSRVGELDEEMVYESRPGDVIALGATSWRITEITHDRVLVAPAPGQPGRLPFWHGDGVGRPAELGAALGAFTGELAALDSAAFDRRCADLGFDSYATDNLRRLLDDQRTATGTVPTDTTLVVERFRDELGDWRVVLHSPYGLRVHGPLALAVGRRLRDRYGIDEKPTASDDGIVVRLPDAADTEAPGGELFVFDADEIEPIVTAEVGGSALFASRFRECAARALLLPRRHPGRRTPLWQQRQRAAQLLDVARKYPAFPIVLETVRECLQDVYDVPALTALMTRIAQRRVRVSQVQTATPSPFAASLLFGYVGAFIYEGDSPLAERRAAALSLDPTLLAQLLGRVELRELLDTAVVEGVTAQLQHLTPEKAARDAEGVADLLRLLGPLTAEEISARAAGAEVGGWLEHLHSARRVLTVAFAGHRWWVAIEDIGRLRDGLGVAVPPGVPAGFTEPVADPLGELLGRFARTRGPFTTGQAAHRFGLGVRVAADALGRLAADGRVVRGEFADFPDSPGDQWCDAEVLRILRRRSLAALRSAIEPVSPGAYGRFLPAWQQLGGPDAVAGGVDGLAGVIEQLSGVPLPASAVEPLIFGQRVRDYSPAMLDELLASGEVLWSGAGAPAGSSPAADGWICFHTAESAPLTLAPGAPLDVRDSHRTILDALRGGGAFFFRQLCGDASEADLKAALWELIWAGWVTGDTFAPVRAVLAGTRRASPAHRSARPPRRSRYSVMHAAARAPDPAVAGRWSALPAPEEDSTLRAHHTAELLLHRYGVLTRGAVAAEAVPGGFATLYKVLTAFEDAGQCQRGYFIESLGAAQFALASTVDRLRGYLDGLDPARPDYHAVAMAAADPANPYGAALSWPAHPGTARPGRKAGALVVLVDGELAWFVERGGRSLLNFADDAACQRAAAGALAQLIADRRVAGILIERLDGVPVLEVRDSPTLDALIEAGFSRTPRGLRMR, from the coding sequence ATGAGCCCGCACGCCCGAGAAGCCCCGGCCGGGCTGGCGCGTTTCTCGGCGCTGACCCGGGACTGGTTCACCAGTACCTTCACCGCGCCCACGCCGGCGCAGGAGCAGGCCTGGTCGGCGATCGCCGACGGCCACAACACCCTGGTGGTCGCCCCCACCGGATCCGGCAAAACCCTGGCGGCGTTTCTCTGGGCGCTCGACCAACTGACCACTCAGCCCGGTGGGGGCACCCGAGTGCTCTACATCTCGCCGCTCAAGGCGCTGGCGGTCGATGTCGAGCGCAACCTGCGCACTCCGCTGGCCGGCATCGCCCGCATGGCCGCGCACCGCGACCTGCCCGTTCCCGGCATCACCGTCGGAGTGCGCTCCGGCGACACTCCCCCCGCGCGGCGCCGGGCGTTGATCGCCGATCCGCCCGACATCTTGATCACCACCCCGGAGTCGCTGTTTTTGATGCTCACGTCCGCGGCGCGCGAGACGCTGAGCGGCGTGCGCACGGTGATCGTCGACGAGGTGCACGCGGTCGCCGGAACCAAGCGCGGCGCCCACCTGGCGCTGTCGTTGGAGCGCCTCGACGCACTGGCCGCCGCGAGCCGAGAGCTCCACCAGGCCCGGCCCGCCCAGCGGATCGGGTTGAGCGCCACCGTCCGGCCCCCCGAGGAGGTCGCCCGGTTCCTGTCCGGACAGTCTCCCACCACGATCGTGGCTCCCCCGGCCGCCAAGACGTTCAAGCTGACGGTTCAGGTGCCGGTACCGGACATGGCCAACCCGGCCGAGGGCACCGTGTGGCCCGAGGTCGAGGAGCGCATCGTCGACCTGATCGAAGCGCACCGGTCCTCCATCGTGTTCGCGAACTCCCGGCGCCTCGCCGAGCGACTCACCGCACGCATCAACGAGATTGCCGCCCAGCGGTGCGCCGACGCCCCGACGGCGCCGCTGGCACGGGCACACCACGGCTCGGTGTCGCTGCAGACCCGGGCCGATGTCGAGGAGGACCTCAAAAGCGGGCGGCTGCGCGCGGTGGTGGCGACCTCGAGCCTGGAGCTGGGCATCGACATGGGCGCTGTGGACCTGGTGATCCAGATCGAGGCGCCGCCGTCGGTCGCCAGCGGTCTGCAGCGCGTCGGCCGCGCCGGACATCAGGTGGGCGAGATCTCGTCGGGGGTACTGATTCCCAAGCACCGCACAGATCTGCTCGGCTGCGCGGTCGCGGTGCAGCGCATGCTGGCCGGTCAGATCGAGACCCTGTCGGTACCGGCCAATCCGCTCGACATCCTGGCTCAGCACACCGTGGCCGCGGCCGCTCTGGAACCGCTGGACGCCGAAGTGTGGTTCGACACCGTACGCCGCAGCGCTCCGTTCGCCACGTTGACGCGCGAGGTCTTCGAGGCGACGCTGGATCTGCTTTCCGGCAAATACCCGTCGACCGAATTCGCCGAGCTGCGGCCCCGGCTGGTCTACGACCGGGACCACGGCACCCTCACCGGCCGGCCCGGCGCCCAACGGTTGGCCGTCACCTCCGGCGGCGCCATCCCCGACCGCGGACTGTTCACGGTGTACCTGGCGGGTTCGGAAAAGCCTTCCCGGGTAGGCGAACTCGACGAAGAGATGGTCTACGAGTCGCGTCCCGGCGATGTCATCGCACTGGGGGCCACCAGCTGGCGGATCACCGAGATCACCCATGACCGGGTGCTGGTCGCTCCGGCGCCCGGACAGCCCGGCCGGCTGCCGTTCTGGCACGGTGACGGTGTCGGGCGGCCGGCCGAGCTGGGCGCCGCGCTGGGCGCCTTCACCGGCGAGCTGGCCGCCCTGGACAGCGCGGCATTCGATCGGCGCTGCGCGGATCTGGGCTTCGATTCCTACGCGACGGACAATCTGAGGCGCCTGCTCGACGATCAGCGCACAGCGACCGGAACGGTGCCCACCGACACCACGCTGGTGGTGGAGCGGTTCCGCGACGAGCTTGGTGACTGGCGGGTGGTGTTGCACTCCCCGTACGGGCTGCGGGTACACGGGCCGCTGGCGCTGGCGGTGGGCCGCCGGCTGCGCGACCGCTACGGCATCGACGAGAAGCCGACCGCCTCCGACGATGGCATCGTGGTCCGGCTACCCGACGCCGCCGACACCGAGGCCCCCGGAGGGGAGCTGTTCGTGTTCGACGCCGACGAGATCGAGCCGATCGTGACCGCCGAGGTGGGGGGTTCGGCACTGTTCGCCAGCCGGTTCCGCGAATGCGCGGCCCGGGCGTTGCTGTTGCCGCGCCGGCACCCGGGCCGCCGCACGCCGTTATGGCAGCAACGCCAGCGGGCCGCTCAACTGCTCGACGTCGCACGCAAATACCCCGCTTTTCCGATCGTGCTCGAAACCGTGCGCGAATGCCTCCAGGACGTCTACGACGTCCCCGCGCTGACCGCGCTGATGACCCGAATCGCCCAACGCCGGGTGCGGGTGTCACAGGTGCAGACCGCGACCCCGTCGCCGTTCGCGGCGTCGCTGTTGTTCGGCTACGTCGGGGCATTCATCTATGAAGGCGACAGCCCGCTGGCCGAGCGCCGCGCGGCGGCACTGTCGCTGGACCCCACGCTGCTGGCGCAACTGCTGGGCCGGGTCGAGCTGCGCGAACTGCTCGACACCGCGGTGGTCGAAGGCGTCACCGCGCAACTGCAGCACCTGACGCCGGAGAAGGCGGCCCGTGATGCCGAGGGGGTCGCCGACCTGCTGCGGCTGCTCGGTCCGCTCACCGCCGAAGAGATCAGCGCCCGGGCCGCCGGCGCCGAGGTCGGTGGTTGGCTGGAGCATCTGCACAGTGCCCGGCGGGTGCTGACGGTGGCGTTCGCCGGCCACCGATGGTGGGTGGCGATCGAGGACATCGGCCGGCTGCGGGACGGCCTGGGAGTCGCGGTGCCGCCAGGGGTTCCGGCCGGCTTCACCGAGCCGGTCGCCGACCCGCTGGGCGAGCTGCTGGGCCGCTTCGCCCGCACCCGGGGGCCGTTCACCACCGGGCAGGCCGCGCACCGTTTCGGCCTGGGGGTTCGCGTGGCGGCCGATGCGCTGGGACGCCTGGCCGCCGACGGCCGGGTGGTGCGCGGGGAATTCGCCGACTTTCCCGACTCCCCGGGCGATCAGTGGTGCGACGCCGAGGTCTTGCGGATCCTGCGCCGCCGGTCACTGGCCGCGCTGCGCTCGGCCATCGAGCCGGTCTCGCCGGGCGCTTATGGCCGCTTCCTTCCGGCCTGGCAGCAGCTCGGCGGGCCGGATGCCGTCGCCGGCGGTGTCGACGGGCTGGCCGGGGTGATCGAGCAGCTGAGCGGCGTCCCGCTGCCCGCGTCGGCGGTCGAACCGTTGATCTTCGGGCAGCGGGTGCGCGACTATTCGCCGGCCATGCTCGATGAGCTGCTGGCATCCGGGGAGGTGCTCTGGTCGGGTGCGGGTGCCCCCGCCGGCAGTAGCCCGGCAGCCGACGGCTGGATCTGCTTTCACACCGCCGAGTCCGCGCCGCTGACCCTGGCGCCAGGCGCACCGCTCGATGTCCGCGACAGCCACCGAACGATTCTGGATGCGCTGCGCGGCGGGGGCGCGTTCTTCTTCCGCCAGCTGTGCGGCGACGCGAGCGAGGCCGATCTCAAAGCCGCGCTGTGGGAACTGATCTGGGCGGGATGGGTTACCGGCGACACCTTCGCGCCGGTGCGGGCGGTGTTGGCCGGCACCCGGCGCGCCTCGCCGGCGCATCGCAGCGCACGCCCACCCCGGCGCAGCCGGTACAGCGTCATGCACGCCGCGGCCCGCGCCCCCGACCCGGCGGTTGCCGGACGGTGGTCGGCCCTGCCGGCCCCCGAAGAGGATTCGACGCTGCGCGCACACCACACCGCCGAACTGCTGCTGCACCGGTACGGAGTGCTCACGCGCGGGGCGGTCGCCGCCGAAGCCGTGCCCGGCGGCTTCGCGACCCTTTACAAAGTCCTGACCGCGTTCGAGGATGCCGGGCAATGCCAGCGCGGCTACTTCATCGAGTCACTGGGGGCGGCGCAGTTCGCCCTGGCCTCCACCGTGGACCGGTTGCGGGGCTACCTCGACGGCCTCGATCCGGCCCGGCCCGATTATCACGCGGTGGCGATGGCTGCCGCCGACCCGGCCAACCCGTACGGTGCGGCGCTGAGCTGGCCGGCGCATCCCGGGACGGCCCGGCCGGGCCGTAAGGCGGGCGCACTGGTGGTGTTGGTGGACGGCGAATTGGCGTGGTTCGTCGAGCGCGGCGGCCGGTCACTGCTGAACTTCGCCGATGACGCCGCGTGCCAGCGCGCCGCCGCGGGGGCGCTGGCCCAGCTGATCGCCGACCGACGGGTCGCCGGGATCCTCATCGAGCGCCTCGACGGTGTTCCGGTACTCGAGGTTCGCGATTCGCCGACGCTGGACGCCTTGATCGAAGCCGGGTTCTCCCGGACGCCGCGGGGATTACGGATGCGCTGA
- the nei2 gene encoding endonuclease VIII Nei2 — protein MPEGDTVFRAATMLATALAGKSLTRCDIRVPRYAEVDLSGQRVDEVVSRGKHLFIRVGSSSIHSHLKMDGCWRIGHHHPVDHRARIILEAGSTRATGIDLGILEVLDRRHDGAAVAHLGPDLLGDDWDPATATARLMSDPQRPLASALLDQTVMAGVGNVFCNELCFVVGRLPIAPVADIGDPGRLVALARQMLWANRLRSTRCTTGDTRRGRHLWVYGRNGSPCRRCGTTVECDRNGARIRFWCPSCQR, from the coding sequence ATGCCCGAGGGGGACACGGTGTTTCGCGCCGCAACGATGCTCGCCACGGCGTTGGCGGGCAAGTCCTTGACCCGTTGCGATATCCGGGTGCCCCGCTACGCCGAGGTCGATCTGAGCGGTCAGCGGGTCGATGAGGTGGTCAGCCGCGGCAAGCACCTCTTCATTCGGGTCGGCTCATCCAGCATCCATTCCCACCTGAAGATGGACGGCTGTTGGCGGATCGGGCACCACCACCCCGTCGACCATCGAGCACGCATCATCCTGGAGGCCGGCTCCACCCGAGCCACCGGTATCGATCTGGGAATCCTGGAGGTGTTGGACCGCCGTCATGATGGTGCGGCCGTCGCCCACCTGGGGCCGGATCTGCTCGGAGACGACTGGGATCCGGCAACGGCCACCGCTCGCCTGATGTCGGACCCGCAGCGGCCGCTGGCGTCGGCGCTGCTGGATCAGACGGTGATGGCCGGAGTGGGCAACGTCTTCTGTAACGAGCTGTGCTTCGTCGTCGGCCGTCTGCCGATCGCCCCGGTCGCCGACATCGGCGATCCGGGCCGGCTCGTGGCGCTGGCCCGTCAGATGTTGTGGGCAAACCGCTTGCGCTCGACACGCTGCACTACCGGCGACACCCGGCGGGGCCGCCACCTGTGGGTATACGGCCGCAACGGCTCACCCTGCCGACGATGCGGGACCACCGTGGAGTGCGACCGCAATGGCGCGCGGATCCGGTTCTGGTGCCCGTCGTGTCAGCGTTGA
- a CDS encoding pseudouridine synthase, giving the protein MSRRRRAPLPVRDGLGPARLRLHGGPVEAELRARFGAATAAKVAAGEVVTADGSPVDATTALPAGSHIFMYRDLPEEVPVPFGIPVLHRDADLVVVDKPHFLATMPRGSHVAQTALVRLRRELDSPELSPAHRLDRLTAGVLLFTTRAELRGPYQTLFARGAVRKQYLARSGAEPTGPFPRLVRSRIVKRRGQLQAHEEPGEPNAETLVESLGDGRYRLTPRTGRTHQLRVHMAALGLPITGDPLYPQIREVAAADFSQPLQLLAQRLEFDDPFTGRLRTFVSERDLAAD; this is encoded by the coding sequence ATGAGCCGCCGACGCCGCGCCCCGCTCCCGGTGCGCGACGGCTTGGGGCCGGCCAGGTTGCGCCTGCACGGCGGGCCGGTGGAGGCCGAACTACGCGCCCGGTTCGGTGCGGCAACGGCGGCGAAGGTCGCCGCCGGGGAAGTGGTGACCGCGGACGGCTCACCGGTGGACGCCACGACCGCACTGCCCGCCGGGTCGCACATCTTCATGTACCGGGACCTGCCCGAGGAGGTGCCGGTACCTTTCGGCATCCCGGTGCTCCACCGCGACGCAGACCTGGTGGTCGTCGACAAGCCGCACTTTCTGGCCACCATGCCCCGCGGTAGCCATGTGGCACAGACCGCCCTGGTCCGGTTGCGCCGCGAGCTGGACTCACCCGAACTCAGTCCAGCCCACCGGCTGGACCGCCTGACCGCCGGCGTGCTGCTGTTCACCACACGCGCCGAGCTGCGCGGCCCGTATCAGACCCTGTTCGCCCGCGGGGCGGTGCGCAAGCAATACCTGGCGCGATCCGGCGCCGAGCCGACGGGACCGTTTCCGCGGCTGGTGCGCAGCCGGATCGTCAAGCGCCGCGGCCAGCTCCAAGCCCACGAAGAACCCGGCGAACCGAACGCCGAAACGCTGGTGGAGTCCCTGGGCGACGGCCGCTACCGGCTCACCCCGCGCACCGGACGCACCCACCAGTTGCGGGTGCATATGGCCGCACTCGGACTGCCGATCACCGGTGATCCGTTGTATCCGCAGATCCGCGAGGTCGCTGCTGCGGACTTCTCGCAACCACTGCAGCTGCTGGCCCAGCGGCTGGAGTTCGACGACCCGTTCACCGGGCGGCTACGGACCTTCGTCAGCGAACGCGACCTCGCTGCCGACTGA